The DNA segment TCGATTGCATCCGGTCTGAGCTTGTACTCCGGCACCACATCCACACCGGACGGAACGTGCTCATCTTCGGCAATCTCGATGCCGAATTGCAGCTTTGCCGCACGCTTGACGATATGCTTCTTGAACATGTCATTGAACCACTCGCGCCACTTGTGAGCGTTGCGGCCTTTGAGCATGTGTTCAACCTCGTCAACTTCCATGACTACAACCACGTCTGGAAATCCTTCACGCCGTGCAATCGCATAGCCGCCGATTACCTTGCCGCGCGGGAACCCAAATTCGTGCTGTTTGATTTTGATGTTGCCTTGCTCATCGCGCCCAACCTTGAAGTCATCGTTTTCGTGTACCAACTGCACATCGATACCTTTGTACCCCTCGCATTGCCGGGCAAGGTAGAGAATGCCCTCGACAGCGACTTGGATTGACATGGTTGGGCCATCCTTGCCCTGGTAAACAATGCAATGCACATGATTGAGAAACGGGTTCAAACCGGCGTTCACACACGTCTGCACAAACAGCGCAAACTGCTCGTTGGTTGTGCCGCGGGCAATGGTCGCCTTCAAGGTGTCCAATTCGGCCTGAGTGAACCCTCCAACAACCGCCTCTGTGTTTACTGATGCCAATGCCTTGCTCATCAAAAGTTCCCCCCATTCGCTGATTCAAGTCCTCGCTTCACTTGCTTTTTCACTGTCTCCCAAGCCTTTTGGTAAACCTCTTCGATGTCATCCCCGTCCTCGACCGTCATCACGACACCAGCATCAACTTTGAGCGACTGGTAGTTGCCCAAGTTTTTCGTGTACATGAAACCGACGGAAATTTCTTTTGTTTGCATTGATGAGCCTCCTTCACTTGTTGATCTCATTCAACTGTTTCCATTCTTCCGGCCACGTGTACTTTCCATCGATTATCTGAACAACAACGTGATCGCTGGAATCTGTCACGCGGATTTCTCGAAACAGTTTTTTGTGGAGCTGCGTGTAACGATAGACTTCTTCCGGACTGCGTAATGTCACTGGAGGTGTGTGCCAACCTCCAGGCTCCGGATAGCAGTAGGCATAAAATTCTTGGGTCATGCCGATCAGTCCCCCTTCGGTATCTTCCTGGTCGTTCCGGTATGGCGGTGGACCAGCAGCAGGTAATCTGGTCCAACCTTGCTCACCAGCCAATTCGCGGGATTTAGGCCAGCCCACTGCATTGCGATTTTTTGCCTCCATGTCGGCCGCTTGCCGTTTTTCATTCGGCGTCACCCAACTCAATCTTTAATTCCTGCCCGGCCACCACACGGCTGATGATGAGCTGACCTTTTGGCCGCCGGAAATGCGTGATGCTCTCGGCGTTGTCGATGAAGCAAGGGGCGATGATGCCGCTTTGTTCGCTCAGAACGTCCCGCAGCTCCAGACCAGCCCGGATGCCTTCGCTGAGGGACAACTTGCTGTACGGGCGACCGTCGTATTCGATCTCAAAAGTGGGCTTGATTTCCCCGTTCTTCTGCTGCTCGTACAACCGGATGGACAGCGCGGTGAAGAGGCTTTGAACCTTTTCGGCCTGCAACTCCGCTTCTTTCGCTCGGAATGCTTTGACGGCATCCAAGATGAACGTAGACTCCCGCAAACTCTCCAGCGTCGCCTGTTCGTCCGCTTTGGCCTGTTCGAGCTTTTGCTCCAGCTCATGCAGACTTTCAAAACGCCGGACGCCTTCGACAAGGGCCATGCGCTCTTGTTCGAGCCGCCGGATTTCTTCCAGCTGCTCAGACACGTCGATGTATTCCATGGCCGCCAACTCTTCCTCAAGCTGCTTGCGCTCTTGCACTACCATGTCAAACTCGGCCTTAAACTGCTCAATCCGCTTTTTCTTGTCCTCCTCGGCCCTGGCCCGTGCCTCACCCTGCAAGGCTTGTCCGCACACGCGGCAGGTATCTTCAATTGGTTCGTTTTTTAGCGTCGGGAACTGGGCCTTCATGCGGTCGCGCTGTTCAAGGAGGGCTCGGATTCTTCCTTGCAGCTCCGTGATGCGCCGGTTGTTTTGGTCAGCTTCGTAAATCTTTTGTCTCGCCTCGGCAATTGCAGTGTCCAGGCGCTCGATTTCTTTCTGTGCCGCCATGACGTCTACGTTCCCGGCCGCACCGGTCGCCGCATCCAGCTGCTCCTGCAGCGTTTTGGTACGGGATTTGGCAGCAATGTACTGCTTGTCCTTCGTGTTCTTGTTATCACGGTGGATGGCTTCAATGTCTGAAAGCAACCATTTTTTCAGTAGAGGCGTTAGCACTTCCGCTTGTGGTGCAGGCAGATGCTCAACGACTTCTCGGATGGTCGGCGCCGGAACGTACTGCAACAACATGGATCGCTGCTTTTCCCAGTGAAGCGAAAAGAAGTAGGATGGATTGAAGAGCGCCAGGAATAAATCCTTATCGAACATTGACTTGACTACTTCTTCATACTCGGTGGCCTTCGCCGGAACTTCATTGATCCAATACTTTGCTTTCCCCTTGACCAAACCGCGTCCCAACAGAATGTCTTTGCCGTCAACCGTGAGCAACAGTTCCGCCTTTACTTCGTCGTAGTCATATCCAATCGGCGACGGGTCCAACTTGCTGCCATATGGGCAAGTGCCGTATAATGTCCATGAAATGCTCTCTAATATGCTGGATTTACCTTTTGCGTTGTCACCGCTGATTCTGGTCACTGGCCCAAATTCAACGACCAGATCGCGGTGACTTTTGTAATTGTGGAGTTTCAAGGTGCGGAAGCTTATGTGCATCGCTTTCTCCCCTCTCTCAAAGGTATCCATAGGTTAGAGATACCTTCACTTCTTGTGCTGGCATTTAGCCGCAAGCTCAAGCAGCAGCATCCTGATACGTGGCGGCGTAGCCAGCCAGTCACCTACTCGCACCTTCACCTTTCTCACCTCCCCCAAAGGTTTGTTTGAGCTGCTCCAAAAAATACAGCTGTCCTTTGCCCGTAATGAGTGTGGTTATTCTGATGAAATCATGATCAACTGCATGTACCACGCTTTCTTTTACCTGAAAAAGGCCTTGCTCCACATATTGCTGTTTTGGCTTGTTCTTCTCACGGCCTGACTTGATGAGATAGCCATTTTTTCTCATCCAATCGAACAACCGGTTCCGTCCAATTTTGATGCCGTTGTTGTTCAACAGCTTCGCAAACTCCCCAAATGTTATTGCATCACTTGAGTGAGCAACCGACTTCCCGAAAGTGGTGAAAGGCTTGTCTTGCTTGATCTGTGCCTCCAGTGCCTTTCGGGCTTCTCTTTCTGCTTTCAGTTGCGTGGCCAACTGAATCAAAAAGTCAGGATCAGTCAATGCTCGTTCGATTGTCTGCTCGGTCATGTAGGCGCCGTGCTTGCGAATGGCCGGAAGGATTTCAGCAGTTACCCATCTCTTGAACGCCTTGGCTTTCTCTCTGATTTCCGGGTTATTACCCTGGCGGGCAGCGCCGAAAATGAGTGAATAAAGGCCAGATTCATTGACAAATTTCTTTTTTTGGGTTCGACCAAGGGAATCCATGACCTCACGGACCGTTAGGTCATCTTCTTCTACGTGGTTTTTGATGGCTGCATGCGGATTGGAAAATTCAAGTGCAATAGCAGCCTCTGAAGCCCCAAACCACTCAACACCATCAACCACCATCACAGGCAGTTCCCCAAACAGTTGGTGATTAAAGATTTGGGGATTCGCAACTTCAGTTGTTCTGCTCATGCAACTCCTCCTCTCTAATCAACTCAGCAACAGTTACTCCCAACGCTGCGGCGATTTTTAGGGCGATGTTCATCGACGGACTGTGTTTGCCTTCTTCAATACCAACCAAGTACGAATAAGACACCCCGCTTTCCCTAGCAAGACGATATCTCGTCATACCACGCTCTTTCCGTAATCTCGTGATGACTAAACCGAGATTGTGCCCTGTCACGTTCTCACCTCCAAGACAAAAATACGACGACATATCGTTATAGTCAAACATCGTTATAACCATATTTTGTCATATTTTCTCTTATTTTCTTAGTTTTTCTCACGATATGTTGACATTTCGTCATATACAACGTAGAATTGATATGTCGATATCTAGATATAAAGTATTTCTAACCTAGAAACGCCTTTGCTGGGGATAATAATCAACGCCAACAAAAATACGTTTAAGGAGGCACAAAATAAGTGTCTGTGATTGAAAAAATTGAGGAGTTATTGAAGGAGAAAGGGTGGACGAAGTATCGGTTAGCAAAGGAAGCAAGACTGCCACAATCCACGATCACATCTTTGCTAAGCGGAAGAGTTAAATATCCATCGGCTGAAACATTGATTAAAATCGCTAACGCCTTAGGAGTCTCTGCATCTGAACTATTAGGTGAAAAAGATCTTGAGCTCATCAATGTCTACCAAAATA comes from the Bacillus thermozeamaize genome and includes:
- a CDS encoding ATPase, encoding MHISFRTLKLHNYKSHRDLVVEFGPVTRISGDNAKGKSSILESISWTLYGTCPYGSKLDPSPIGYDYDEVKAELLLTVDGKDILLGRGLVKGKAKYWINEVPAKATEYEEVVKSMFDKDLFLALFNPSYFFSLHWEKQRSMLLQYVPAPTIREVVEHLPAPQAEVLTPLLKKWLLSDIEAIHRDNKNTKDKQYIAAKSRTKTLQEQLDAATGAAGNVDVMAAQKEIERLDTAIAEARQKIYEADQNNRRITELQGRIRALLEQRDRMKAQFPTLKNEPIEDTCRVCGQALQGEARARAEEDKKKRIEQFKAEFDMVVQERKQLEEELAAMEYIDVSEQLEEIRRLEQERMALVEGVRRFESLHELEQKLEQAKADEQATLESLRESTFILDAVKAFRAKEAELQAEKVQSLFTALSIRLYEQQKNGEIKPTFEIEYDGRPYSKLSLSEGIRAGLELRDVLSEQSGIIAPCFIDNAESITHFRRPKGQLIISRVVAGQELKIELGDAE